From one Rosa rugosa chromosome 4, drRosRugo1.1, whole genome shotgun sequence genomic stretch:
- the LOC133745975 gene encoding UDP-glycosyltransferase 76B1-like isoform X2, producing the protein MNSSWGRASHRLYCRRFKLHYLEVAMEQSKGRRLILFPVPLQGHVIPMLELANLLHFKGFSITIVHTHFNKLNPSSYPHLTFHLIDEGLSVESFKLPRLLLRTGGASSLAVYIAFPLMREKGYYPKQDSRLEEPVKEFPPLKIKDLPTIKTKQNPEQFFQMTASRLTDEANSSHGVIINTFEDIEGQALIRLCDELSAPIFGVGPFHKPFPTTGSSGSGSSINLPQDQSCISWLNTQAQNSVIYVGFGSLATISEEQFLELAWGLANSNQPFLWVVRSEFVQGSKWLEALPDKFLETLKGKGHIVKWAPQKAVLAHPAVGAFWTHCGWNSTLECISEGVPMICMPCSADQMINARYVSDVWKVGLQLEHGRERGEIEKTIRKLMVEKEGEEIRKNMSNLKEKADLCFRPGGSSYECLEGLVKHILSLEANVLQTQIEATVNPLIGLIE; encoded by the exons ATGAACAGCAGTTGGGGAAGAGCCTCACATCGGTTATATTGCAGAAGATTTAAGCTACATTATCTTGAAGTCGCAATGGAGCAAAGCAAGGGGAGAAGATTGATACTCTTCCCAGTACCTCTTCAAGGCCATGTAATCCCGATGCTGGAGCTAGCCAACCTTCTACACTTCAAAGGCTTCTCCATAACCATAGTCCACACCCACTTCAACAAACTGAACCCCTCAAGCTATCCGCACTTAACCTTTCACTTGATCGATGAAGGCTTGTCTGTAG AGAGTTTCAAGCTACCAAGGCTTCTGCTAAGGACTGGGGGTGCTTCTTCCTTGGCTGTTTATATTGCCTTCCCGCTTATGCGTGAAAAGGGTTACTACCCTAAACAAg ATTCTCGACTAGAAGAGCCGGTGAAAGAGTTTCCGCCTCTGAAAATCAAAGATCTTCCAACTATCAAAACGAAGCAGAATCCAGAACAATTTTTCCAAATGACTGCAAGTCGCCTGACAGATGAAGCCAATTCCTCACATGGAGTCATTATCAACACTTTTGAAGATATTGAAGGACAGGCGCTTATCAGACTTTGTGATGAACTATCCGCTCCAATTTTTGGAGTAGGTCCATTTCACAAGCCTTTCCCTACAACTGGTTCTTCAGGATCAGGTAGCTCGATCAACTTACCACAAGACCAGAGTTGTATTTCATGGCTCAACACCCAAGCACAAAACTCTGTTATCTATGTTGGGTTTGGGAGCCTTGCTACAATAAGCGAAGAGCAGTTTTTGGAGCTAGCTTGGGGTCTAGCCAATAGCAACCAACCGTTTTTGTGGGTGGTCCGATCCGAGTTTGTTCAGGGTTCGAAATGGCTTGAAGCGTTGCCTGATAAGTTTCTCGAAACTTTGAAAGGGAAGGGCCACATTGTGAAATGGGCACCCCAGAAAGCAGTTCTGGCACATCCAGCAGTCGGAGCCTTTTGGACTCACTGCGGCTGGAATTCTACACTAGAGTGTATTAGTGAAGGGGTTCCTATGATTTGTATGCCATGTTCTGCTGATCAAATGATAAATGCTCGATATGTGAGTGATGTTTGGAAAGTAGGGTTGCAGTTGGAGCATGGAAGAGAAAGAGGTGAGATTGAGAAAACAATTAGAAAACTAATGGTGGAGAAAGAAGGTGAAGAAATTAGAAAAAATATGTCAAATCTAAAGGAGAAGGCAGATCTTTGCTTCAGACCAGGTGGCTCCTCGTATGAATGCTTGGAGGGATTGGTTAAACACATTTTATCATTGGAAGCCAATGTTCTCCAAACTCAGATTGAAGCTACTGTGAATCCCCTAATTGGTCTTATCGAGTAG
- the LOC133745975 gene encoding UDP-glycosyltransferase 76F1-like isoform X1: protein MNSSWGRASHRLYCRRFKLHYLEVAMEQSKGRRLILFPVPLQGHVIPMLELANLLHFKGFSITIVHTHFNKLNPSSYPHLTFHLIDEGLSVGEASTKDIAHLVSLLDQKCAGPFKECLISLLSDVSKEPVACLITEYRFYFTQSLAESFKLPRLLLRTGGASSLAVYIAFPLMREKGYYPKQDSRLEEPVKEFPPLKIKDLPTIKTKQNPEQFFQMTASRLTDEANSSHGVIINTFEDIEGQALIRLCDELSAPIFGVGPFHKPFPTTGSSGSGSSINLPQDQSCISWLNTQAQNSVIYVGFGSLATISEEQFLELAWGLANSNQPFLWVVRSEFVQGSKWLEALPDKFLETLKGKGHIVKWAPQKAVLAHPAVGAFWTHCGWNSTLECISEGVPMICMPCSADQMINARYVSDVWKVGLQLEHGRERGEIEKTIRKLMVEKEGEEIRKNMSNLKEKADLCFRPGGSSYECLEGLVKHILSLEANVLQTQIEATVNPLIGLIE, encoded by the exons ATGAACAGCAGTTGGGGAAGAGCCTCACATCGGTTATATTGCAGAAGATTTAAGCTACATTATCTTGAAGTCGCAATGGAGCAAAGCAAGGGGAGAAGATTGATACTCTTCCCAGTACCTCTTCAAGGCCATGTAATCCCGATGCTGGAGCTAGCCAACCTTCTACACTTCAAAGGCTTCTCCATAACCATAGTCCACACCCACTTCAACAAACTGAACCCCTCAAGCTATCCGCACTTAACCTTTCACTTGATCGATGAAGGCTTGTCTGTAGGTGAGGCCTCCACAAAGGACATTGCCCATCTTGTGTCGCTTCTAGATCAGAAATGTGCTGGACCATTCAAGGAATGCTTGATTAGCTTGCTATCTGATGTTTCAAAAGAGCCTGTTGCGTGTTTGATCACCGAATATCGCTTTTACTTCACTCAATCTCTTGCAGAGAGTTTCAAGCTACCAAGGCTTCTGCTAAGGACTGGGGGTGCTTCTTCCTTGGCTGTTTATATTGCCTTCCCGCTTATGCGTGAAAAGGGTTACTACCCTAAACAAg ATTCTCGACTAGAAGAGCCGGTGAAAGAGTTTCCGCCTCTGAAAATCAAAGATCTTCCAACTATCAAAACGAAGCAGAATCCAGAACAATTTTTCCAAATGACTGCAAGTCGCCTGACAGATGAAGCCAATTCCTCACATGGAGTCATTATCAACACTTTTGAAGATATTGAAGGACAGGCGCTTATCAGACTTTGTGATGAACTATCCGCTCCAATTTTTGGAGTAGGTCCATTTCACAAGCCTTTCCCTACAACTGGTTCTTCAGGATCAGGTAGCTCGATCAACTTACCACAAGACCAGAGTTGTATTTCATGGCTCAACACCCAAGCACAAAACTCTGTTATCTATGTTGGGTTTGGGAGCCTTGCTACAATAAGCGAAGAGCAGTTTTTGGAGCTAGCTTGGGGTCTAGCCAATAGCAACCAACCGTTTTTGTGGGTGGTCCGATCCGAGTTTGTTCAGGGTTCGAAATGGCTTGAAGCGTTGCCTGATAAGTTTCTCGAAACTTTGAAAGGGAAGGGCCACATTGTGAAATGGGCACCCCAGAAAGCAGTTCTGGCACATCCAGCAGTCGGAGCCTTTTGGACTCACTGCGGCTGGAATTCTACACTAGAGTGTATTAGTGAAGGGGTTCCTATGATTTGTATGCCATGTTCTGCTGATCAAATGATAAATGCTCGATATGTGAGTGATGTTTGGAAAGTAGGGTTGCAGTTGGAGCATGGAAGAGAAAGAGGTGAGATTGAGAAAACAATTAGAAAACTAATGGTGGAGAAAGAAGGTGAAGAAATTAGAAAAAATATGTCAAATCTAAAGGAGAAGGCAGATCTTTGCTTCAGACCAGGTGGCTCCTCGTATGAATGCTTGGAGGGATTGGTTAAACACATTTTATCATTGGAAGCCAATGTTCTCCAAACTCAGATTGAAGCTACTGTGAATCCCCTAATTGGTCTTATCGAGTAG